A region of the Chroicocephalus ridibundus chromosome 1, bChrRid1.1, whole genome shotgun sequence genome:
AAGTCAAGAATATACTTTCAGTGCACAGAAGAATAAACTGTATTAACTTCATTTTTGCCAGTAGCATTAGCAGATCTAACCAAGTATTGAGGTTTGCTGACCTTTGATTCACTTCTGAGGTAGTGGAATTGGACAGGTACCTATGAGAGTTTATTCTTGCAAACTTAGTTCCagtgaacaaagaaaaaagagcatcACACCATTGTCTAGGTGCAATTTTTAGCACTGCTTGATGAAGAGTCACTTTCTTATGGATGAAGAGTTTTGTTGAGTGATTTTTAGAAACAAGGTTATGTAACTACTGATCACACCTGAGTGACACTTTAAAGAACAGTATATAAAGAACCGTATGTAAAGAACCATAATATGGCATCTGGTGACTGAGAGCAGTGAACTTTGAAAGTGTATCTGTAAACAGTTACCTaatgaaattaattcaaatagCTCAAAAATCCTTAAACTGGATCATGTGATTAAACAAGTTGCAGCCTGCTCTTCCTATAGCAGTGAAACATGGAAGCAAACAATGTCTCTGTCCTTCCGATGCCCGATACTTGCCCTGCTTTTGTAAGTATCCATCTGCTTAGCTTTCATTGGTGTTCCTTTCATCCTTGAAGCCTGGATTGTGTTTCATTTGTGGCCTTAATTATCAGTGGAAGTGGCATTTGGCTCTTCTCTCTGCAGACTTACGGTTAGTCTCTTATGGTTATTCCCCCAATTTGCTGCTAGTTCATGTCTCTCAAGGACTCCTTCATATTTTAGGCTGTTCAAGGTACTTCAGGGCATATTTTAACTGCTATTTATTCAATTTAGCCATGTTTTGACAGTTCTTTGGGCTCCCCTCTTTGTTTCCTGTTTAATATTTCTGAGTGGTTTAGACGTAATAGTTTTAGAAGTGGGGAATGTTTCAGAGTCTCTCTACTGCATAGTTACTGTTACAGTTTGGCTGGTATGGTTATTTGCTCCTTTATGGTATCCTTTGGGAGCAAACATAAATGATcagtaatttcaaataatttgagTATCACTTGAGAGGGTCAGGGCAAGGGGATACAATCACGGTTGTGGAATCAGTAGATATAACTAATTCCAACTCTGACAAGACTCTTTACTGTAGTTACATGGAAGTGACCTGATTGTCTGCTATTTCTTTGTGAAGGTGGTAAATTGTCATGAATAATGTTGAAGTAAATAACACCTACAAATAAATGTTGTTATTAAATTGACCAACAAGGAAATCCCCAGGCAACAGAGGACTATTCACGTGCTGCACCAAGTACAGCAGTCATTTGTCTCTCATTTACTTGTAATGGTCTTGAAGTTACTGAGAAACTTCTGAGACTTGCAAACTCTTCTGCTCTATCCTTTTCAAATATGAAGAATAGCTGTTTAGCTGTTTTTGCAGTGCATCCTGGCACTAGGTCAGATTTTACTTTACTTCATTACCTAAGTTTGTAACTTTGAAAACTAATTTGAAAGTGTTTTAATACAtgccttttcttctgttgttctttCATAGAATGACCTTCTGAAGGAACAAAAGCAGGCACACATCAGGCACACATTAAGACAAATAGAAGAACAGGAGAAAAGACGAGACGAAAAGGAGGTTGTAACGAGGGATGATGTGGAGGAGTCACTGAAAGGAGTATGGCAGTATGTTAAGGACAAAGAACAACTTCTGAAAGGTGTGTTGTGATTCATGGAAGTGCGGTTTGCAGCTTACACAGCTGAGATTGAGTActgtttttgcattttaaatagagACTAAACTTCCTTTTGTTCCataaaaagcataaagcttttcttccccaaaattaaGCTCCCCAAGCCTAGAATGAGGTTGCGGAGGGCTTATAAGTAAGCTTGTTAATTAAGTTGAGTTAAAATTCAATAGAAGTGAGTCTTTTATAGAAACTGACCCCATATATTAGACTCTGTTTTGTTCCTTTCAAGTGATGTGTATTACTGTGCAAGTACAGAGGCTTCGTATTTTCCATTAAGTTGAAGTTCATGAAAGCCCTATGCACTGCCTCCACTGgaagattaaaagcaaaaatcattGATGGCAGCAAAAGTGACCAGTTTTGATTGTTGAAAGTTCTGGCTGCCATCCCTGAGATTCTCCATGGGAGACAAATGTGTCTTTGGTTACAACATTTCAGTAAGAACTGTTGTCTCTCCTTGGCAGAATAAGATCAAGCTGTTTTCAGCAATGATGGTGGCCCTTGACACTATGTGAGGCCATCATGTTGTAACGTATTGTAGTGTAGAAGAATCGCCCTTCTTTCTCCAATCCCAGTGAAAGAGCCTTCATTAAAGAACTTGATGAAGTCATAAGAATTATAAACTATCAGGTCAAGACATTGGTAAGGAATTTGTTCTTACTTTGATAGATCTGCACTCCCAGATTGAAGAAATTGAACAAAGATTTTCAGTAAAGCAGGCTGAGAGGGATTATTTGTTGGAGTACAAAAATGTAGGAAGTAAAATACAGGCCAACAAGATTATGAATCTGGAAAAAGACATCAAGCAAGTCAAAGATGACCATCACAGGGCTACAGGTCAGTTTACAGCTAGTGTAATGCAAGTCTTACAAGTTCTTTCTTTATTACTTCTGgcaattaattaaattataaatatagTTTgatttcatagactcatagaatcatagaatcatttaggttggaaaagacccctgggatcatcgagtccaaccgtcaaccccactctacaaagttctcccctacacaatatcccccaacaccacatctaaacgagtcttaaacacgttcagggacagtgactccaccacctccctgggcagcctattccagtgtctgaccactctttctgggaagaattttttcctcatgtccagcctaaacctaccctgctgcagcttgaacccattccctcttgttctatcactaattacctgtgagaagagaccagcaccaacctctctacagtgtcctttcaagtagttgtagagagtgatgaggtctcccctcagcctcctcttcctcaaactaaacagtcccagctccttcagtcgctcctcatcagatttattctccaggcccttcaccagctttgttgccctcctctgcactcgctcccccacctcgagatctctctcgtattgaggtgcccagaactggacacaatactcaaggtgtggcctcaccagtgctgagtacggggggacaatcacctccctccttctgctggtcaaactatttctaatacaagccaggatgccattggctctcctggccacctgggcacactgctggcttatgttcagccgcttgtcaattagaacccccaggtccttttctgccaggcagctctccagccacacttccccaagcctggagcgatgcatggggttgctgtggcccaagtgcaggacccggcacttggccttgttgacgctcattccattagcattggcccatcggtccaatctatccaagtctctctgtagagcctccctatcctcatgcagatcaacactcccgcttagcttcgtgtcatctgcaaacttactgatggcacactatgtccttatcaaggtcgtcgataaagatgttaaacagaaatggtcccaacaccgagccccgagggacaccacttgtgaccggccgccagctggatttaactccattgaccaccactctttgggaccgcccatccagccagtgcttgatccagcagatcatatgctcatccaggccacgagccgccagtttttccatgagaattctatggggaacagtgttaAACGCTTTTcagaagtctaggtagacaatgtccacagcctttccctcatccaataatcgggtcatcttgtcatagaaggagatcaggttcgtcaggcaggacctgcctttcctaaacccatgctgactaggcctgatcccctgcttgtccattatatgacttgtaatggcactcaagatggtctgctccataACAATTCAAGTTATAGTAACTTATATCAACTTTTCCAAGACAGTGCCCCTAAACTAGGCTGCATAATCCTATAAAATGGAagaactctctctctctctgaaagtcCCTTTATTAAAGAAATTGATAAAGCTACAGGAATTATGAACGCTTAAAGAAAGTGATAAGCTTGCCTTCTGACTGTTTTCTTGTAAAATACAGGCAACccatttcttaaaaatgttattaaggacagcagttttctaaaaataagtcTACGTGTATTTAGGTCGCCTACATACAGGCCTCCCTTAGCAGTCACACTTGAAAATGTTGGCTCTGCTCTTGTTGCTTCTCATCATGCTACAAGCACTTTGTATGTTGAAAACTCCTTTGACAGGAAAGTAGTATGAGCTCATTCTTGCAACAGAGTCTCTTGagttgagcagcctggtttaaATGCAGGGCTAGAGGGAGCTGTTTAGCCGGTGGTCTGAACTTTGCCCCCTAATTGCACAGGCTCATGTATGAGGCCCTTCAAAATTGCCAGTACAGACATATACAAATACTGGGAACTCTTTCAATACTGACACAACAGTGGAATTAATTTGTGAGCTTATGTGTTCTGGTGCTGTGTGCTTTACAACGATTTCTTTACTCCTGcgttattttaaaaccatttaaatggTTTACTGTTGCATAACCCAGGCTTCTAATGGGAGAAGGATGTcctggttttcttcctttatgtCCCTCTCAGTATGCATGACCACAGCCAAGCAGCTGGTAGTAACAGGCAGTGACACTGCTCTAAGGGTCTCTCTATCCTCTGTGCCAACCATTACCAGGCATCAGCTACTGTGGATGAGAGCCAGCTAGCTATCTTTTTGTCTCTTGAAACATATTTTATCACGATTAAGATCTGCACTGTGTTTTATACATTGCCAGATTGCTTGTCAGATATCCGTCTCTTTATTCAGGAGAGGTCGATATTTTTCATTACGCATTTTCCATGTTCTTAATCAATTTAAAACTTTGCTATACAGCTGATGAAATATGAAATGCAAAAGGAGAATGGGCTTTTATATAGAATGCCTGAATGAGCCAGTAGGAACATTCAGTCTGACCTCCTGCATGACACAGGGTACAGAGCCAAAAATTTGTGGTTGAACGGAAGTGTATTTATAGAAAGACTGTTATAGAGGTACATATAGCAGTTGCCTAGTTAACATACTGCAAAATGCTGCTGCCAGTACTGGATGCTAGGGTACTATTTTACTCAACTTCCTAAAATCGAACTTACAAAGCGGCTGGGAAGTACAGTCTTCTagcctaccaaaaaaaaaaccccaaaccacaaaaaaacccccaactaaCCAAATCTAACAAGCTTCTGGAGTGATGTGGTGGCAAACTGGGCTTGTTCACTCCTCAAATGTGTAACTGGCTTGGGGAATAAGCATAGTTGAAGAGGTTTCTGTCTCTGTAGGTACCACTGAAGGGCTTGATGCTGGCACAGGTCACTGGTCTGGAGatgaaattttaaacaaaattgctGGAAGGTAGAGGAAGCAGAAGAGAGCCATACACTAATGTGAGGTCTGGGGAAAGAGTGTTGCAGTGAGAGAGTTAGGGAAAATAGTCTCCTTAGAAACAGGAAGTATGTCTGAACagttcctccttttcttcattctcccagtacCACTCAGGTTGTTTAGCTGtctgaaagaatgaaaagatgaaataattatAGCATGTAAATACTTCCATTTCATTCTGCCAAGTCTAGATGGTGGATTGACGAAGGCAGGACAGCTTCAGCTTCCACAGCGTTAAATTAAGAACTAACGCACCTTTCATATTTGACTGCCTTTGACTCCACAGTGGGTCTGTGACCAGATACTCATTTACAGCCAGATCAGCAATAGGCTGTCTGCAACACAAGTGCAGAGCTAGGCTGAATTTCAAGCCTCTGGAACAAGTATGAAGTGCCATCCTTCAAAGAAAATTACTACAATCTCATTCAttccttcaaaagcagaaaataccagGCAGCAGTGGGCTGTTTAGAATAGCACAAAACCAGTTGAAGGGAAGgatgaaataattaaatagtaaGTGACTAGAACTTGAAGCCAAACGAATACAGTTAGGTGTAAGATGCACTTTCTAAATAATGACCACAAATAACAATGAAAGCAAATCATTGAAGTAATTGCCACATTCTCCATTTTGTCCTGTTGTCAAATTAGAAGCCCCTGGAAGGCTTAGATAAGTCAGAAAATTTATTAGGCTTTGTATAAttactgtcaaaaaaacccacaacatgtGCATAAGATGATCCAGTATGCTCCTATgcctaaaaaataaattttctaaacaaatcTCTTGCATGAGTCCAGGAGCTCTGCTATTGATAGAGACAACATTTAGTGTTAAGATGGCAATATTTTAGCAGAGAATTGCTCAGTTTATTAGGTGCTGTAGTTGCCAACAGAAATGTGTAAGCCACTTCGGATTTCTAGTTTTCTAGTTAACACTACTGTCTTTTGGGTTTAGGAAGACAATTTCTATGGACGAGGATGTTTGAATCCTTTTCTGTGGAGCATCTATGCATGTGATGCTGGCTGATAAGTTCCAATTTAGGAACAACATTCCAGTCATCTATTTGTTgtcaggagaaagaaatggatgTCAGATAactatttctaattttcttttttgttttgaagaatattATAGAAATgccttaaaagaaacaaaagaagaaaatgacagaCTGGTTGAGATGCACATGAAGTTAGTTAAGGAACAAGCCTCAGAGGTATTCAttacttctgccttttttaaaagtGCTAATGACATTACAGTTAGGATTCATGTACTATGcagtattaattattttaattcgATTTCAGACTTGGAAATTTTCTGATAAATTGAGAGTAAAATAAACTGTAAATCTTCTTACTGAACATGGCAATTGTTATTGTTATACAGACATGtacttttttttacatcagaGTAACAATGGGTAGGGGTGAGGGTGTTTTACAAACAAGGTATGGGAAACTGGGGCACCATGCACTGATAGGTTTTGTTAAAGAACCTGTCACTTTTGCTGAGACCTTGATTTTGATGTTTGTGTAGACTTCAAAAAACAATAACACACTCAAAGATTGTCTGCATGGAAATATAcctcaatttgaaaaaaaaaatatgttgttttgtACTTGTAAAGTACAACATTTAAATAATGCCAAAGTAGTGCAGTCTACAGTAAAATTTAGACTTAGTGATATACcaattttttttgtcatctctgCCAGCTCTGATTTGCAAACATGATTTAGAACGTGTTTATGGTGACAACTTTTTGCACTCACAAAATGCAAAGCATGCTTCAGTACAACACCCTGGCTAGGCTCATTAGGTATTTAAATTCCCTGACTTCAGTGCTGTGATTTTCAGTCACGTGAGAACACAATCCAAAGGACTGCATTTATGGTGATCTACAGGGGCATCTTCCCTCCCAGttgttcctttttcctcttaCTGACATCAATAATTAAATTATAGCCTTGGCTCATTAGCATAGCCCTCTACATGTTCAAGTCACTTGTCAGTACTTGATGAGTACTGCCTCATTTGTGATTCTGCTTGGGATTTTTAATAGCTAAATGTTCGATTTCCTGAAAACAGGAAGATTTGAGCAGTAGTGGGAACATAGCAGAACTTGttaggcaaaaagaaaatgtccTATTTTAATATGGGACATTATAAAATATTGGGAAATTGCTTGACATATAAACTGCGCTAGGCAGGATGATAGAGTAGAAGCAGCTGGCCTTGTGGACTAAATCCCCTTGTAATCCCTGAGGGGATGCTACAGTCTGTTGTGTGGATGTTTCTTAATTATTTCCTGCTAAACAGCAGAAGGGTCTTCTTTAAAGTGTGCAGCTCTGTCAAATTCCTGCTTTCAGATGAGATGATCTGAAATTGTGTTTTCTCAGGATGCTCTAAGATACTTGGACAAAAACAGTTGCAGAGCAATCGAAGAGAACGAATGGCTAAAAGAACAGGTAAGAGGATCACTTGTGTACAGTTTATCATGGCAGTTCAGGTTTGAAATACGGTGGCCCAGAGTCATAACTGTTTCCAGTGACGGGCCTCTGAAGACTTTCCTAGGAAGAGGAGAGCAATTGTCCTGTAATTAATCTGTAATCCTGAGCAGCAAACAATGTATGTGGTGGATAAAGGTAAAGGGTAAACAGCCGCTTTCACAAATGAAAGACCCTTTTTCCCGCCCAAGCAGTTATATGAAAGACCACAACATTCCATACAATTAAGTATTCATATCTGTGGCGATCGGGATACTAAATAGTGTAAAGGCTCAACCATCTAAGTATCTGAAGAGCACAGTTCTGAATTGCATTAAAGTTCTAGTGCTGCcatattgaaagaaaatgaatgtgaatGTTGGAAACGTTTTTGGAGAGAGGGCTTGAGACAGCTTTAAATGGGAGATAATAAAGAAACCCTGGAGATTAGTACACTGAAGAGAGGTCGTATGTATGTAGTTGTAACTGATTACTTGATAGCTTCTATACTGTCCTTTAATGGAAATTTAGAGCTATATATTAGGTAGTCGTAACTTTTCTCGTCAAGAAAAAGGTTTTCTAACCCAATTTAGGAAACTGATTTTTTCATGATGAAAGTTTGATTGTGTTTGTTCCAATCAATACAGATTCTTTGTTGTGATCCAATCTAAGGAAGAGATTGGAGGGAGGAAATACCCTTCCCCACCTTTCAACCTCACAGTTTAGAATTGAGCAAAACTTTTTGGAAATTAAGAAATGAATTTACTATTTTTCAGTGCCACACCAACAAACCTGGCagagttttctcccttttacctAGTAGCTTAAGACCCTTGCCAGTACGCAGGGATAAggctttccttcttccccttaaTGAGCTCTACATCTTTAACTTTCCAGGGAAGGTGTCCAAACCAGGGGTTCTGATGCAATGAGGTGGGGGTCAACAGCAGAGAGTTAATGTTTTAATCGTATAAACACACATGCAGGGAGTATGAATTCCCTTCCCATCTCCCCGTCTCACTGCACACGTAAAATTTTACACGCGTCAGGCAGTGTCAACAGGGGAGATCCATTTTGGAGTAGCCTTACATCCTGACAGGCCCTCTCCTGACAGTTGAGGGATGTGGGTTTCTTTCTTCTCAACTAGAAGTTTCCTGTGTTATGAATTAGTGCTTTGAATTATTGTGGAAAACAAAACTATTATCACTAACTTCTCCAGTCCTCTGAATTCACCCattcattttctgtgcttttcttatacagatttaatattttctttcaggctAATGTTTATATGTAGCTGTCAGACTCTTCCAGTATTTTCTTCTGGGGAGATAAACCAAACATTCCAGTTTTGTCCCGGTtcaaaatttatcattttttcaGTTTGGCCGCTGAACCAAAAAATGACTTACCAAAACAGCCCTAAACTAGTTACCCCCAAATTTGAACAGATTTAGAGACTTCAGTCACATTTTTCCATGATTACTGTGTCACACCAAGATGGTGCAAAGCTGCCTCACCTCCTCGTGCCAAGCCGCATCCTGTTACTGGTTAATGTCCTGTCATTTGCACCTTTTTTAATCCCTGGGAGAAATGGGAACTAGTTTTTAACGGCAAATTTGGATGATTATAGCTGGGTTAATTTGGCTTTAGTGAGAACAGATGCATTCAGATCCCTAGGTACTGTTTTTAAATATGTGCATATGGCTAAGATTTCGGGGAAGGTATCTGTCCCATAGTACATTCTGCTTCCCAGTGAAGGGGTAAGAACTTGCCTGTACTTTAGGAAAAGTGAGAGGAATTGTGGGAACTAACTGGTATACTTTGGTTAACATAACTTCATGGCAGCATGGGGCGATTATCAGTCCAAAAGAAAGTAGAATCCCGGGTTTAGCCAATGTCGTGGCTAAATTGGACTGAAAGCTTCACTAATTCTGGGCAAGAAGGTTTTGCGTATAGGCAGCAATTAGAAAAGCAACACTTGCTGAGCAAGAGCCTGAATAACTCTACAAAGACCGTTTTTCTCTCTCAAAGCTCTGatgtgaaggcaaaaaaaagaaaaaaatcacagcttctgTCTGCCAGATGTGTTTGGCTACATGAGACGGTTCTGCTATCAGGGTTGCAGAGCCCAAAGGTGTGGCTGTGATTGCCAGAGTTGTGCCAGTAAAGGGTCCTAAAAAAGGTGTGAGAGAACCAGCGAGGCCCTTCCCTTCGCCTGAAAATGTGTCACTATATTTCTCCCCCAAATACATAGTCTTGCTGATATAGCCGCAATCTTTCTAGGTATGTGCTATTAAGATAGTTACTATAAAGCTTTCCAAAATGGGTATAGTCTTTCTgagatgatcttttttttttttttttttttttttaaattgtcgaAAGATTAAGGTGTACCAAAAGGAAGTAAGTGATTTGAAAGCCTCTATTCAGctcctggaaaaagaaaatatcagtatAGTGGAAGAACTGATTGATAGCAGACTTCATAATCTGGGAATACCCAGGTAAAATGATACCTTTGCAGACTCAAAAgtgattaatttgttttaaaaggtaaTGCCGCCTGTTTGGGCTTTACCACAAAAAAGCCAAGGTAGTTTCCTAATGGAGGGGAGGCAGAATTTGACTGAGTATGTGTGGGACTTGTGGCTCTGAAGCATGACAGTGACATTGTAACCTCCCAAATACCAAAATTCAGGGAAGCAACTGGGTTCTTTAATTATCTATTTATAACCTAGCAACACTTACTTTCGTTCAGTGGGTTTACCATTGGAGCTTGGAAATAGTTTCTTTCTGTTGTAACTGTCTCAGACCCAGCTGCTCAGACCAAGTGCTGACTAACAGGGTTTTTTCTTTACCGTTGGCACAATGTTCGAGGATGTGAAGATTAATATACCAATATATGGGGTTTTGCAATCTCAAGTGAAACAGATGACTTGGTACCGAGTAAGGAAGAGGCCTTGGGATGGGTCTGTCTGTAGAGGTGTCTGTTGTATTAGTTTCTTTTATATTGAAATTCTTTAACTTGTTCCCTAGAGAAAGATAAATTTAGCTGCAAAATGTCAACACTAATGATATCAAAAGCACAATGTAACAATGAGAATGATCCATCTTCATTTTCCAGTCCCAGCTCAGTGATTTCAGCTATATTGCATAAAAAAAGTTCCAAGTCTTAAGAAGTGaccatttttctctcctctccaaactttggcctgcttttAAGTGGGAGCTGCCAGCTGTGGTTTGAATCTTGGACTGACTGGAGACtataacatttgttttcttttagtctcATGGACATAGTTGAACTTAGGCACTAAGAATAAAAAAGAGCAGCGTATTAGGCACTAAGCTACCTGGCTGCCTCCGTGCATTTTTAAACCATTGCGCTATTCTGCATTTGTGGTTAAGAAGCAAATGGCTTTCAGAAAGGGTGCGTGCACCCCTCACCCCCAGAGATTGCACAGAGAGATTCAGAGAGAAAGTTCAGACCTCTAAGAtgaatttcactttatttttttaattttgtaggaATGCATTTCTTACTCAGGCAGCTGGCTTGAAAGATGAGTTTCCTAAGGATGAAATGAAAGAAGTAGAGTATAGAGAGGATGCAGGTAATGCGCGTGCCAGCAGCTTATAACAACTGATAAGTTATGGAACATTTacatactttttatttctgaagttttttatCAAACTCCCTGTTTTACATGGCGAACACTTAATTGCAGCCACCACAGCAATGGTAGACTGTAGTTTGTGTTAAGAAGACAAAACCACAACCCAACTGtaatacagttttaaaactgaaattggTGTTTAGAATGTTGGATGTAATTACTCATATAGAGCTAGCCTGGAACGTGGTTAATAGGATCAGCTATCTTTTATGAAGATATGATTCATATATTTAATCAGTTATTTACTGATCCATACCAATATAACTTCATTATTGTCTTGTCCCTGAGAGGACACTCTTGAACTCCACACTGGCTTTCACTTGAAGTGTACATGCACTTTACAGTCGTTCAGCTCATAAAGATACACTAGAGTTAAATGATAAATGAATCCCTGGCAAGAGCAGATGAAGCTACATGGAGCTCAGCCTGAACTGAAAATCTTGGTAAGCGGTACTGAATTTTGGGCCTGAATCTCCATCTATTCTTGTAGGTGTGCCCAGGAAAAGGGTATACCCTTAGGgaagaaggacctgggagtgtgcTTCTCTGTGCAGGGTGGTTTCTATGGAGTCCTTAGAATCACGTTTTACTTTAGATCTTTGTCTGAGTaggagaaagaggggggaaaaaaggacaaaactaaaCCAAAGAGGTAAGTTGCAAAAATTGAAGCCATACAGTTATGGATACATGAACAAGTCTTGAAGTTCTGATCGGTTCCAGCCACAGGTGGGCCTTTCTGGAGCCATCAGGCACCAACAAACACATTGACTAAAACTTCTGAATTAGATCTATGTTTACTTTGAACAGCTCAGCACTATTACCTTTGCTAGACCTTTAGGATAGTTACTGGGAGGAGCAGGTTTTGCTCCCGTAAGCTGGGGTCACATCACTGACCCAGGCAAACATATAACTTGGCAGTCCACGTCCAGAATTTTCGGTCATCCTGAGAATTAGTAACTGCAAATGTGAGCTCTTCAGGGGAGTTATAAGCAGACGAGCTGTGTTTCAGGaatttgtatatatatgtacatacaggGATACATACATGGATATAGAAAAAGGTTGTACTTGTTTTTGCtgcctttcctatttttttaactattcagGGCTACATGGGATTTAAGTTGAACTGATAAaagctcattttttcccctgccccatcccacagaCCCACTACTAAATTCCAATCAACTTCAGTCCCTGATCTTGATCAGAAAttgtgaacagaaataaaatcagtgagCAAAATCAACATTTGGCTTGGATTGACAATTAAAAATCCTACCAAGCTGTTCTTTACATCACACCGTCAAAGCCACGTTAAAGTTTGCAGGCAACGCTCATACCAAGTACTAATTCTGATCTTCATAAAGCTTCACAATTACATACACATCATTgttcttctctttaaaaag
Encoded here:
- the CCDC83 gene encoding coiled-coil domain-containing protein 83 isoform X1 — protein: MEEKKKEEKPKEQLTEPESAFPEALLEFQIETKEAAIDQVLLGLKQVEKKNKELHERNDLLKEQKQAHIRHTLRQIEEQEKRRDEKEVVTRDDVEESLKGVWQYVKDKEQLLKDLHSQIEEIEQRFSVKQAERDYLLEYKNVGSKIQANKIMNLEKDIKQVKDDHHRATEYYRNALKETKEENDRLVEMHMKLVKEQASEDALRYLDKNSCRAIEENEWLKEQIKVYQKEVSDLKASIQLLEKENISIVEELIDSRLHNLGIPRNAFLTQAAGLKDEFPKDEMKEVEYREDAAKTDGDESLRGAPVPRQKKEAFPKIQSKTEKEKPQDSDEELWAKSFSPTVDSLYEDEEDFQEYLKLGPLETQPMCVVGRAMPIHEEPAEMPSGTRAEDGISGKSESHITAQMVKALTKAKLG
- the CCDC83 gene encoding coiled-coil domain-containing protein 83 isoform X2 codes for the protein MEEKKKEEKPKEQLTEPESAFPEALLEFQIETKEAAIDQVLLGLKQVEKKNKELHERNDLLKEQKQAHIRHTLRQIEEQEKRRDEKEVVTRDDVEESLKGVWQYVKDKEQLLKEYYRNALKETKEENDRLVEMHMKLVKEQASEDALRYLDKNSCRAIEENEWLKEQIKVYQKEVSDLKASIQLLEKENISIVEELIDSRLHNLGIPRNAFLTQAAGLKDEFPKDEMKEVEYREDAAKTDGDESLRGAPVPRQKKEAFPKIQSKTEKEKPQDSDEELWAKSFSPTVDSLYEDEEDFQEYLKLGPLETQPMCVVGRAMPIHEEPAEMPSGTRAEDGISGKSESHITAQMVKALTKAKLG